The Balaenoptera acutorostrata chromosome 2, mBalAcu1.1, whole genome shotgun sequence genomic sequence AGAGGGCATCTATGAGCACCTGAGCAAGGCCCCGCCCCTCTtctgcccacagccctccaggGCCCTCACCTCCCTGGGGTAAAAGCCCAAGTCCTCCCCAAGGCCCTGCACGAcctgccccatcccctcccccatcccttcgcggccctgccctcctccttctctccccctcgCTCGCTTACTCTGCTCCAGATACACGGGCCTCCTCGCTGTTCCTCCAGCACACAAGGCACggctctgccccagggcctttgcacaagcgcaccccccccccacaacttTCTCCTCAGCACTCATCCTGACACGCTCACTTCACCTTCCAGTTTCCACACAAGTCACCCCCTTTCTCTGCCCTATCTGTTTTGTTCCCTGGTGCCGAGAAAAGTACCAGACGCACAATGGACGCTAAACATATATGCCTTTTGGGACTCTCCCGATTGACCAGGTGAACAGAGAGGTACCAACCCACCCCAGAAGCAGcagggcccctcccacccctgtggGATCCTGCCACCAGGCCAGGTAGGGCTTTGGTGATGTGGCAGGGGGCATTGCCCCCCCCCCGCACCGGTGCCCAGTTAGTtcccctggacctcagtttcctcaactggagATGGGGGTGGACAGTCCTGAGCCCACAGGCCGCCGGGAAGGTTGGTGGGTGGCTCTCAgtccccattttccagaggaggaatGTGGCTCCAAGGAGGAGTGGCGCCCACTGGCGGGCCCACGGCACGGGCCACCCTGGGGTGCAGCCACCCCTGCGCAGGGGACGTCACGGGGACTTACCGCTGTAGGAGTCAGGCGGCCGGGAGAGGTCGGGGAGGGCCACGTGGTTGTGCACGAGGCCGCCGCTGCTGGAGAGGCCATCCTCCGAGTGGCTGCCGCCCACCTGTGGACGAGGGGGGTCATCAGTGCTGGCCTGGCCCCGGCCGCCCCCCCAGCCTGCCCTCGCCCAGCACTCACCAGGCCAGCGTGCCGCCCACCCAGTGGCATGACAGCGCCAGCAAAGCCCGAGGCCAGCGCCCCGTGGCCGGGCAGCATTCCGTGCACATCCCCCGCTGTGCCCACAGCGTGGCTGCGGAGGACGTGGATGGCCTCGTCCAGGTGGTCCTCCATCTTGCTCTGCTGTGGGGTGGAAAGGGGTGAGGTGCCTGGGCTGCCGGGACCCCATACAGCTGCCAACAGCCTAGCTGCCCGTCGCGGGCCACAGGCCACGGCAACAGCTTTGGCCACCCACCAGCTTTGGATCCTCTTCACAACAAATTAGCTGACAAGTTTAACCTGGTCAAGGGGCACCTGTCCTATCGCACGTTCTGCTGTTTCCACAACACCTGAGACCTCTTATAGGATGTGGCTTCGTGGCCGTGGCAGACATGCGAAGCCACCCCTCACCCCAAACGGGTGTCCCTGTGTGTTCACAAGCACCTCTGCTCCCTGCGCTCCCATGAGGGTGCACCCTCCCTGGCCCCCAGGACACTCACCAGGCCGTGGAGACCCCCATCGTAGCTGGGCGATAAGGCACCGGGGGCTCCTGCTCGAGGCCACTGCGACGTCCCTGGAAGGGGCAGATGCGCGAAAGTGGGTGGGGGGAGCGGTGTCTGTGCAGCCTGacccagggagggaggaaggctggGCTGGGAATCTGCGGCTGTGATGCCCAGACTGGCCACAGGGGCTCCCACGCCCACAAGGCAGTCTAAGGGCCCCACGTCTGAATCTCAGCCCAGCTGGCCCGACAGCTCTGCCAGGCTGGGGTGTGAACCCAGTGGGCAGGTCACGtctttgagcctcagtctctCCAAATGCAAAACCTACGGGGCAGGTGGCTCCTCCCAGTCCTGCCCCACTGGAGCCCCAGAGGCACCGTGCGGGCCTGTGCGCCCTCCGGAGACCTGTGGCCCTCACTTCTCCGCAGCCCCTGGCTGAGCCCCGGCTGCACCCTCTTAGGGACAGGGGACCCGGCCCCCTTAGCAAAGCCGAACAtgaggcacacagtaggtgcctaaCAGCTTTTGGGGTGAATAAACGCCAACATGCCCACGTCCTGGAGTCCAGGCGGGAGCCTCGGGCCGGCTGCTCTGCCTCTGTCCAGGTGGCATCCCAGGCCCCCGCTGGATCCCATCTGCCCCTCATGCTCACAATGCATAGCCTGCTGTGTCGCGCCTCCTGACCTTTGCCTCTGCTGTGACCTAGGAGCATTGGCTTGGAAGCCCCCCATCCTCTAGGGAGCTCTCCTCGACGGCCATGGGAACGTTGAGCTCTGAGGCATGTGGTCTGTCCAGCTCCCCGCCCACCCGGGGCTACAGTCAGCAGAcccagtcccctcccccagcacgcTGCACAGACCTGCCAGGCCCTGTGGGGAGCCCACGGGGGTGGAGGGGCTGGATGAGAAGTTATTGCTTGACTGGTCTGGGGAGTAGATCTGTGAcggggacagggagagagaaagggccaccACGTGGCTGGTCAGGAGTCAGCCTCCTGGGTCACCGACCCAGCCACCCACCACATGCCGAGTCTCACCGAGGCCAGCGCCTTCCCAAGGGCGTCCCCAGAGCTGCCGGCCGTGGTTCCACGGGAGCCTGTGGGTGGAGAGAGGTGAGGCCCAGCCTCTGGGATGCAGCAGCCCCAGCACCTGGGCTGGGCTTACTCGCCCCGGCCGACGGGGAGCTCCCGTCTGCACGCAGCTGCCTGCACGGATGCCgcagcctggccctgggcagCCCTGGTCTCAGTCGGGCGTCTCCTGACACCTCACCACGCGCCTCCACAGTGCTCTGGGGACAGGCAGGCTGTGGGGCTCGGGGTGAGCAGCCCCCTCGCTGCGCCTCTGTTTCCCCAAATGAACAGTGGGACCTACTCATCGAGGAGCCACTCTGAAACACCTGAGGAGGCCCGAGGAGCCCGAGCCAGGCGAGGGGGATGCGGTTAATGATGATACCCAGGGCTGGATCCTGAGCCCACCGGGAGTGTGGAGTGAGGGGGCCGTACCCAGGAGGCTGTCGGCCCCGCTGACGGGGGGCGTGTGGCTGGAGACGCTGCTGTAGGCGCCCGTGGGGGCCGAGGAGAAGGTGGACACAGCCGGGAGCCCGCCGTTCACCTCTGCTCCATGCAGCTGGTAGCCCTGTGTGGGGGGGACGGGGTAGGAAGGGTCAGACGGGGCACTGCCCACACACCTCCCCTGCCACGGCCACCCCGCGGGGCCTACCATGCGCTCGTGCTGGTGCAGGCCGCCAAACCCACCGCTGCCACTGCCGCCCACGGAGCTGCCGCCACCTGccgggaggggcaggggggacGAGCCCCCGCCCAGCATGGGCCCGAAGCCCACCTGGCCTGGGGGGCTCCAGAGCTCGGCCGAGGGGTGCAGGCTGCCGTCTGCGGAGAGGGGAATGGTGAGGTGGGGGGGCAGAGGGAGCCCGGGCCCCGCCCCAGGCAACCCGGGCGAGCCCCCAAGCACCTGCCACGTAGAAGGAGGCGGGGTAGGCGCCGCTGGGGGTCTTGGTGGGCGGGTAGGCGGCGGTGTCCCTGCTGTAGTCGTCACCTGAGCTGGGTGGGTACACCTGTGCTGGGCCAGCGGGCATGGTCAGGCAGGAGGGGCCGGGCAGGGTGGGGACTGGCCAGCCCCCGCCCCGCAGCTCCCCCTCCTGGGTCTCCCCCTCCACCTGGAGGGCTGTCCACCCCACCGCCCACTTCCCTGTGCTTCTCCAAACCTTCCCTCTAAAACCGCACCTCGGCCCCGCATCTGAGGCTCTGCTCGTGTTATCACCTCTCTGCTGTTCCTTCTTcacccccaccctcctgccctcccc encodes the following:
- the TCF3 gene encoding transcription factor E2-alpha isoform X8; translation: MNQPQRMAPVGTDKELSDLLDFSMMFPLPVANGKSRPTSLAGAQFGSSGLEDRPSSGSWGASEQNSSSFDPSRTYSDGAHFSESHGTLASSTFLGPGLGGKGGERGAYTPFGRDAGVSSLTQAGFLPSELALSSPGPLSPSGVKGGPHYYSYSGHSRRRAADGGLDTQPKKVRKVPPGLPSSVYPPSSGDDYSRDTAAYPPTKTPSGAYPASFYVADGSLHPSAELWSPPGQVGFGPMLGGGSSPLPLPAGGGSSVGGSGSGGFGGLHQHERMGYQLHGAEVNGGLPAVSTFSSAPTGAYSSVSSHTPPVSGADSLLGSRGTTAGSSGDALGKALASIYSPDQSSNNFSSSPSTPVGSPQGLAGTSQWPRAGAPGALSPSYDGGLHGLQSKMEDHLDEAIHVLRSHAVGTAGDVHGMLPGHGALASGFAGAVMPLGGRHAGLVGGSHSEDGLSSSGGLVHNHVALPDLSRPPDSYSDLGRGAAPGPGDIKREEQEDEENVAADTAEDEKKDLKAPRARTRRLSGRRSAGWPITRGSGCGSETSMRLLRSWGACASCTSTVRSPRPNCSSCTRPCRSS
- the TCF3 gene encoding transcription factor E2-alpha isoform X7, producing MNQPQRMAPVGTDKELSDLLDFSMMFPLPVANGKSRPTSLAGAQFGSSGLEDRPSSGSWGASEQNSSSFDPSRTYSDGAHFSESHGTLASSTFLGPGLGDTQPKKVRKVPPGLPSSVYPPSSGDDYSRDTAAYPPTKTPSGAYPASFYVADGSLHPSAELWSPPGQVGFGPMLGGGSSPLPLPAGGGSSVGGSGSGGFGGLHQHERMGYQLHGAEVNGGLPAVSTFSSAPTGAYSSVSSHTPPVSGADSLLGSRGTTAGSSGDALGKALASIYSPDQSSNNFSSSPSTPVGSPQGLAGTSQWPRAGAPGALSPSYDGGLHGLQSKMEDHLDEAIHVLRSHAVGTAGDVHGMLPGHGALASGFAGAVMPLGGRHAGLVGGSHSEDGLSSSGGLVHNHVALPDLSRPPDSYSDLGRGAAPGPGDIKREEQEDEENVAADTAEDEKKDLKAPRARTSPDEDEDDLLPPEQKAEREKERRVANNARERLRVRDINEAFKELGRMCQLHLNSEKPQTKLLILHQAVSVILNLEQQVRERNLNPKAACLKRREEEKVSGVVGDAQMVLSAAHPGLGEAHNPAGHM
- the TCF3 gene encoding transcription factor E2-alpha isoform X9, giving the protein MNQPQRMAPVGTDKELSDLLDFSMMFPLPVANGKSRPTSLAGAQFGSSGLEDRPSSGSWGASEQNSSSFDPSRTYSDGAHFSESHGTLASSTFLGPGLGGKGGERGAYTPFGRDAGVSSLTQAGFLPSELALSSPGPLSPSGVKGGPHYYSYSGHSRRRAADGGLDTQPKKVRKVPPGLPSSVYPPSSGDDYSRDTAAYPPTKTPSGAYPASFYVADGSLHPSAELWSPPGQVGFGPMLGGGSSPLPLPAGGGSSVGGSGSGGFGGLHQHERMGYQLHGAEVNGGLPAVSTFSSAPTGAYSSVSSHTPPVSGADSLLGSRGTTAGSSGDALGKALASIYSPDQSSNNFSSSPSTPVGSPQGLAGTSQWPRAGAPGALSPSYDGGLHGLQSKMEDHLDEAIHVLRSHAVGTAGDVHGMLPGHGALASGFAGAVMPLGGRHAGLVGGSHSEDGLSSSGGLVHNHVALPDLSRPPDSYSDLGRGAAPGPGDIKREEQEDEENVAADTAEDEKKDLKAPRARTRA